A genomic region of Candidatus Fermentibacter sp. contains the following coding sequences:
- a CDS encoding proton-conducting transporter membrane subunit, translating into MIPALLALSILTFTASAPVLAMLRRNPRAASRLGPATAVAGCVPGIVAAILTLAGAGPASATASWSVPSGGLSIGMDALSALFAIPVLIVSALAAIYSRGYLRHAESEGRSTAPFWAWYDLLAGGMLLVTVARNALLFLLGWEVMALASFLLVMFDAHDPRVRRAGWIYLVATHVGTACILALFAILGHAGSLEFDRLALPAAFPAGIAFVLAFVGFGTKAGFVPLHVWLPEAHPAAPSGVSAVMSGVMIKTGIYGLLRFLMILGSPPAWWGWVLLTAGVTSGVVGVLSALAQHDLKRLLAYHSVENIGIIAIGLGLGLLGISLGIPAMAFLGFAGGLLHVVNHAVFKSLLFMGAGSVLERTGTRDIDHLGGLSKRMPATSLCFMTGSMAICGLPPFNGFLSELLIYLAAFAGLSATAARIPAGSTAGLLATGGLALIGGLALACFTKAFGTVFLGEPRTPHAAGAREVDASMRTPMIVLTAACLCIGLAGPAAAPVIGPVVDSVLAGFGFAVSAGTAHDALGALSAASVASAAVLLLAASVFAARSAILRNRRTSSAPTWGCGFTSPAPSMQYTASSFADPIVGLFGAIIRRRRRFEEPAGLFPASTEFSTDTPDVYQEKLYKPVFSAFERAFSGFRVIQHGRLNLYVLYIAAALFALLLWKL; encoded by the coding sequence ATGATCCCGGCCCTCCTCGCCTTGTCGATCCTCACTTTCACGGCATCGGCCCCGGTCCTCGCCATGCTCCGCCGGAACCCGCGGGCCGCGTCCCGGCTGGGTCCGGCGACAGCCGTGGCGGGCTGCGTCCCGGGGATCGTCGCAGCCATCCTGACTCTGGCAGGTGCCGGGCCCGCATCTGCGACCGCCTCGTGGAGCGTCCCTTCAGGCGGCCTGAGCATCGGCATGGACGCGCTCTCCGCGCTCTTCGCCATCCCGGTGCTCATCGTGTCCGCGCTCGCGGCGATCTACAGCAGGGGCTACCTCCGCCATGCAGAATCCGAAGGCAGGAGCACCGCACCGTTCTGGGCGTGGTACGATCTCCTTGCAGGCGGGATGCTGCTCGTAACCGTCGCGAGGAACGCCCTCCTCTTCCTGCTGGGCTGGGAGGTGATGGCGCTCGCGTCGTTCCTCCTGGTGATGTTCGACGCCCACGACCCCCGCGTCAGGCGCGCCGGCTGGATCTACCTCGTTGCCACGCACGTCGGCACGGCCTGCATACTCGCCCTCTTCGCGATCCTCGGACATGCCGGATCGCTCGAGTTCGACAGACTCGCCCTCCCAGCGGCCTTCCCCGCCGGGATCGCCTTCGTGCTGGCATTCGTCGGTTTCGGGACGAAGGCGGGGTTCGTGCCGCTGCACGTCTGGCTCCCCGAGGCCCATCCCGCAGCCCCTTCCGGCGTCTCCGCCGTGATGAGCGGCGTGATGATCAAGACGGGGATCTATGGCCTCCTGCGGTTCCTGATGATCCTTGGCTCGCCTCCCGCGTGGTGGGGATGGGTTCTGCTGACCGCAGGCGTGACATCGGGCGTGGTCGGCGTTCTCTCGGCCCTCGCGCAGCATGACCTGAAGAGGCTCCTGGCCTATCACAGCGTCGAGAACATCGGCATCATCGCCATCGGGCTGGGCCTGGGCCTCCTGGGGATCAGCCTCGGCATCCCCGCGATGGCCTTCCTCGGCTTCGCCGGCGGGCTGCTCCACGTCGTCAACCATGCCGTGTTCAAGAGCCTGCTCTTCATGGGCGCCGGATCGGTGCTCGAGCGCACGGGCACCAGGGACATAGACCACCTGGGCGGCCTCTCGAAGAGGATGCCCGCCACAAGTCTGTGCTTCATGACCGGCAGCATGGCGATCTGCGGCCTGCCGCCCTTCAACGGCTTCCTCAGCGAACTGCTGATCTACCTGGCGGCCTTCGCCGGTCTCTCGGCGACCGCCGCGAGGATACCGGCCGGATCGACGGCCGGCCTGCTGGCGACAGGCGGGCTGGCGCTCATCGGCGGGCTTGCCCTGGCCTGCTTCACCAAGGCTTTCGGAACCGTGTTCCTGGGCGAGCCCCGCACTCCGCACGCTGCAGGAGCGCGGGAGGTCGACGCCTCCATGCGGACCCCGATGATCGTCCTTACCGCAGCCTGCCTCTGCATCGGGCTCGCGGGGCCGGCAGCCGCCCCCGTCATCGGCCCGGTCGTGGATTCGGTGCTCGCGGGCTTCGGCTTCGCGGTATCCGCCGGAACGGCGCACGATGCGCTCGGAGCCCTCTCCGCGGCATCGGTCGCCTCCGCTGCAGTCCTGCTGCTGGCCGCTTCCGTCTTCGCCGCGCGTTCGGCCATCCTGAGGAACCGCAGGACCTCGTCCGCGCCGACCTGGGGCTGCGGCTTCACCTCGCCCGCGCCGTCGATGCAGTACACGGCCTCGTCCTTCGCCGATCCCATAGTGGGCCTCTTCGGAGCCATCATCCGCAGGAGGCGCCGTTTCGAGGAGCCGGCGGGGCTCTTCCCGGCCTCGACCGAGTTCTCCACCGACACGCCCGACGTCTACCAGGAAAAGCTGTACAAGCCGGTTTTCTCGGCCTTCGAGAGGGCGTTCTCCGGCTTCAGGGTGATCCAGCACGGCAGGCTCAATCTCTACGTGCTCTACATAGCCGCGGCGCTCTTCGCGCTGCTGTTGTGGAAACTGTGA
- a CDS encoding PTS sugar transporter subunit IIA: MKEAAGLLGVPERTVEKWIREDSLPAVRVGGQLRFNRTEILEWATSRRMTLSSVLFPDRADGERAGGLERALRAGGIRYGVAGTDRHSVLEAALSLMPMPDSADRGLLLQVMEAREAMGSTGIGDGIAIPHVRNPIVLDIPEPMITLSFLEREVEFGSLDGRPVNTLFMMMSPTVDSHLAILSRLAFALRQPAFMEAVSRRCPEAGILSQAAAVDSLLISRTPSPRQG, from the coding sequence TTGAAGGAAGCGGCGGGGCTGCTCGGGGTGCCCGAGCGGACCGTGGAGAAGTGGATCCGTGAGGACTCGCTGCCCGCCGTCCGCGTCGGCGGACAGCTCCGGTTCAACAGGACCGAGATCCTGGAGTGGGCCACTTCCCGGCGCATGACCCTGTCCTCCGTCCTGTTCCCCGACCGCGCCGATGGAGAACGCGCCGGCGGTCTCGAGAGGGCCCTCCGGGCCGGCGGGATCAGATACGGTGTCGCGGGGACCGACAGGCATTCCGTCCTCGAGGCGGCCCTGTCGCTCATGCCCATGCCCGACAGCGCAGACAGGGGCCTCCTCCTGCAGGTGATGGAGGCCCGCGAGGCCATGGGCTCCACGGGCATCGGCGACGGCATAGCCATCCCCCATGTCAGGAACCCCATAGTCCTCGACATCCCCGAACCGATGATCACCCTGTCGTTCCTCGAACGGGAGGTCGAGTTCGGTTCGCTCGACGGCAGGCCGGTGAACACGCTCTTCATGATGATGAGCCCGACCGTGGATTCGCATCTCGCGATCCTATCGCGGCTGGCGTTCGCGCTGAGGCAGCCGGCCTTCATGGAGGCCGTCTCCAGGAGATGCCCTGAAGCAGGGATCCTCTCGCAGGCCGCTGCCGTCGATTCCCTCCTCATCTCCCGCACCCCGTCGCCGAGGCAGGGGTGA
- a CDS encoding 50S ribosome-binding GTPase has product MPRVDRLVIGIFGRINAGKSTLMNLLTQQYTSIVDSTPGTTSDTKSAVMEIHSVGPARILDTAGIDEGGDLGSKKRAKAWAALEECDLALLVIDPVQVLLEGSPEVEESIGNAARRHGRSLALVFNIRADSERILAERGATLADAVEFCRIALPDRTAVPSIMADLSDQASLHPLVDLVTRARPAGDAPPQLLPFIRPRGAVVLHIPMDEETPSGRLLRPQEMAMEYLLRMMVPVGLYRTDLRLGRSSDTALAAAERSRFESFLSAFGRSGGVQLVLTDSQAIDLMKDWVPKEIPLTTFSIMMINQTAGGDLDLFARGAAALDGLRAGDRVLIAEACNHDRMAEDIGTAQIPRKLVAAVPGVEIDHAFGREFPDPRELSRYSVAVHCGGCMISRQAAAARVRRLAEAGVPVTNYGLALSWFEGPEVLARVLEPWVERRDG; this is encoded by the coding sequence ATGCCAAGGGTCGACAGGCTGGTGATAGGGATCTTCGGCCGGATCAATGCCGGCAAGAGCACCCTCATGAACCTCCTCACCCAGCAGTACACCTCGATAGTCGATTCCACGCCCGGCACCACCTCCGACACGAAGAGCGCCGTCATGGAGATCCATTCCGTCGGCCCGGCGCGCATCCTCGACACAGCCGGCATCGACGAGGGAGGGGATCTCGGCTCGAAGAAGAGGGCGAAGGCCTGGGCGGCCCTAGAGGAGTGCGATCTGGCCCTGCTGGTGATCGACCCCGTCCAGGTGCTGCTCGAAGGCTCGCCCGAAGTCGAGGAGTCGATCGGGAACGCGGCCAGGAGGCACGGCAGGTCGCTCGCTCTCGTGTTCAACATCCGTGCCGATTCGGAGCGCATCCTTGCGGAGAGGGGGGCGACCCTGGCGGATGCGGTCGAGTTCTGCAGGATCGCCCTTCCCGACAGGACGGCCGTCCCGTCGATCATGGCCGACCTGTCCGACCAGGCTTCGCTCCACCCGCTGGTAGACCTGGTCACGAGGGCCAGGCCGGCCGGGGATGCCCCTCCGCAGCTCCTGCCCTTCATCAGGCCGCGTGGCGCGGTGGTCCTGCACATCCCCATGGACGAGGAGACCCCGTCGGGGAGGCTTCTCAGGCCCCAGGAGATGGCGATGGAGTATCTCCTCCGGATGATGGTCCCGGTGGGTCTCTACAGGACCGATCTCCGCCTCGGCAGGAGCTCGGATACGGCGCTCGCCGCCGCCGAGCGAAGCAGGTTCGAGAGCTTCCTGTCGGCCTTCGGGCGCTCGGGCGGGGTCCAGCTCGTGCTCACGGACTCGCAGGCCATAGACCTGATGAAGGACTGGGTGCCGAAGGAGATACCGCTTACGACGTTCTCGATTATGATGATCAACCAGACCGCGGGCGGCGATCTCGACCTGTTCGCCAGGGGGGCCGCGGCCCTGGACGGCCTCCGCGCGGGCGACCGCGTGCTGATTGCGGAGGCGTGCAACCACGACAGGATGGCAGAGGACATAGGCACCGCGCAGATCCCCCGCAAGCTCGTGGCGGCGGTTCCCGGCGTCGAGATCGACCATGCCTTCGGCCGCGAGTTCCCCGATCCCCGCGAGCTTTCCCGCTACAGCGTTGCCGTGCACTGCGGAGGCTGTATGATTAGCCGTCAGGCCGCCGCCGCCCGCGTGAGGAGACTCGCCGAGGCCGGCGTGCCGGTCACCAATTACGGGCTGGCCCTGTCCTGGTTCGAGGGGCCCGAAGTCCTCGCCAGGGTCCTCGAACCCTGGGTCGAAAGACGGGACGGTTGA
- a CDS encoding ABC-F family ATP-binding cassette domain-containing protein codes for MILHAGNLGVSFGEDEIFSGLSFSIERGDRTALVGVNGAGKTTLFRVMAGSLEPTEGTLVVARGVRVGYLPQEMSEFPTGPLLSRVMFHSDEIRKALSLQHRLHEDLSGELDSESEQAVLKDLEAASAVLESAGFYDLEHRAARLLGGLGFRQEEMEKPLVEFSGGWRMRAELAALLLADPDLLLLDEPTNHLDLDARLWLEEYLKSFPGAVWMISHDPAFLDRTVKRVCEIEFGRLGSYRGGYTRYEELKSEEIREREKQAGLQAAQREKYERFINKFRSNPKKRNLVQSRMKMLERMEVIETHRSPSRMRIRFPEVPRGPQKVLELKGVSKSYERSIFSGVDLVVGRGDRIGIVGRNGEGKSTLSRIMAGIEEPTSGTSRTGPGVMLGYYSQEVEIALDRELSVLDQVAAVCPERSQGELRSYLGMFLFTGDEAFKKTAVLSGGEKSRVALARILMTPLNLLILDEPTNHLDIFSREVLEEALRDYAGTLILVSHDEKLLSSTVDSIYEVENGRVRPFAGSFAWYVEKKQKELEAGFGAERRAAEPQGPSQREVEKQRKRAEAEERNRLYKKRLEVEKRMQRVERDLIPLEEKKKEIETALCDPGILADGRRVVELQKEHAWLADRVNGLQVRWNEFAEEHERLSPSNGGRDA; via the coding sequence ATGATCCTGCACGCCGGGAATCTGGGCGTCTCCTTCGGCGAGGACGAGATCTTCTCGGGGCTGAGCTTCTCGATCGAACGCGGCGACAGGACTGCGCTGGTCGGGGTCAACGGCGCGGGCAAGACGACCCTCTTCAGGGTGATGGCGGGATCGCTCGAACCCACGGAGGGCACCCTGGTCGTCGCCCGGGGAGTCAGGGTCGGATATCTGCCCCAGGAGATGTCGGAGTTCCCGACGGGACCGCTGCTCTCGCGGGTGATGTTCCATTCCGACGAGATCAGGAAGGCGCTCTCCCTCCAGCACAGGCTGCACGAGGACCTCTCGGGCGAGCTCGACTCCGAGTCCGAGCAGGCCGTCCTGAAGGACCTCGAGGCCGCTTCAGCCGTCCTCGAGTCGGCGGGCTTCTACGACCTGGAGCACAGGGCCGCGCGGCTGCTCGGAGGGCTGGGGTTCAGGCAGGAGGAGATGGAGAAGCCTCTGGTCGAGTTCTCCGGCGGATGGAGGATGAGGGCCGAGCTGGCCGCCCTGCTGCTGGCCGATCCCGACCTCCTGCTCCTCGACGAGCCCACGAACCATCTGGACCTCGACGCCAGGCTGTGGCTCGAGGAATACCTGAAATCCTTCCCCGGGGCCGTCTGGATGATATCCCACGACCCGGCGTTCCTCGACCGCACCGTGAAGAGGGTGTGCGAGATAGAGTTCGGGCGCCTCGGCTCCTACCGCGGCGGATACACCAGGTACGAGGAGCTCAAGAGCGAGGAGATCCGCGAGCGGGAGAAGCAGGCGGGCCTGCAGGCCGCTCAGCGCGAGAAGTACGAACGCTTCATAAACAAGTTCAGGAGCAATCCCAAGAAGCGAAACCTCGTTCAGAGCAGGATGAAGATGCTCGAGCGCATGGAGGTGATCGAGACCCACAGGAGCCCGTCGAGGATGAGGATACGCTTCCCGGAGGTGCCGCGGGGGCCGCAGAAGGTCCTGGAGCTGAAGGGAGTGTCCAAGAGCTACGAGCGCAGCATCTTCTCGGGCGTAGACCTGGTGGTGGGCAGGGGCGACAGGATAGGGATCGTCGGCAGGAACGGCGAGGGCAAGTCCACCCTGTCCAGAATCATGGCCGGGATCGAGGAGCCCACGTCGGGCACCTCGAGGACGGGGCCGGGGGTGATGCTGGGCTATTACTCCCAGGAGGTCGAGATCGCCCTCGACCGCGAGCTGTCGGTGCTCGACCAGGTGGCGGCGGTCTGCCCCGAGCGCTCGCAGGGGGAGCTGCGCAGCTACCTGGGCATGTTCCTCTTCACGGGCGACGAGGCGTTCAAGAAGACAGCCGTGCTCTCGGGCGGCGAGAAGTCGCGCGTGGCCCTGGCCCGCATCCTCATGACACCGCTCAACCTGCTCATACTCGACGAGCCCACGAACCACCTCGACATCTTCTCGCGCGAGGTGCTCGAGGAGGCGCTGCGGGACTACGCCGGCACCCTCATCCTCGTGAGTCACGACGAGAAGCTGCTCTCTTCGACGGTCGACTCGATCTACGAGGTCGAGAACGGCCGGGTCAGGCCCTTCGCGGGTTCGTTCGCCTGGTACGTCGAGAAGAAGCAGAAGGAGCTCGAGGCGGGGTTCGGCGCCGAGCGGAGGGCAGCGGAGCCGCAGGGCCCGTCCCAGAGGGAGGTCGAGAAGCAGAGGAAGCGCGCCGAGGCGGAGGAGCGCAACCGGCTCTACAAGAAGCGCCTCGAGGTCGAGAAGAGGATGCAGAGGGTGGAGAGGGACCTCATCCCGCTGGAGGAGAAGAAGAAGGAGATCGAGACGGCCCTGTGCGATCCCGGCATCCTCGCGGACGGCAGGAGGGTGGTCGAACTGCAGAAGGAGCACGCCTGGCTGGCGGACCGGGTCAACGGGCTCCAGGTCCGCTGGAACGAGTTCGCCGAGGAGCACGAGAGGCTTTCCCCATCCAACGGAGGTCGCGATGCCTGA
- a CDS encoding metallophosphoesterase, translated as MLWAISDLHLPGGTGKRMDVFGEAWAGHASRIEEAWRASVGADDVVLVPGDLSWASRPADAMPDLAFLGSLPGRKYITRGNHDYWWKSLAGVREMLPAGIGALLNSAVDAGGFVLCAARGWTLPSSEFFVEERDRPILEKEIGRLGMAVESALDIDGGPRVAMMHFPPTEDGGRTAFTDILAGAGIDACVFGHLHGEVRADLSRFELDGVYYVMCSADQVGFAPVPVVLGDRYAERGVRG; from the coding sequence GTGCTCTGGGCCATCTCGGATCTCCACCTGCCGGGTGGGACCGGCAAGAGGATGGATGTCTTCGGGGAGGCCTGGGCGGGGCACGCCTCGAGGATCGAGGAAGCCTGGCGGGCGTCGGTGGGCGCGGATGACGTCGTGCTCGTCCCGGGCGACCTTTCCTGGGCCTCCAGGCCCGCGGACGCCATGCCCGACCTCGCATTCCTCGGATCGCTGCCGGGGCGCAAGTACATCACGCGAGGCAACCACGACTACTGGTGGAAGTCGCTCGCGGGCGTACGGGAGATGCTCCCCGCTGGAATCGGGGCGCTGCTGAACTCCGCGGTCGATGCCGGCGGCTTCGTGCTCTGCGCAGCCAGGGGCTGGACGCTCCCCTCCTCCGAGTTCTTCGTCGAGGAGCGCGACCGCCCCATATTGGAGAAGGAGATTGGAAGGCTCGGGATGGCTGTGGAGTCGGCGCTGGACATCGACGGCGGGCCGCGGGTCGCCATGATGCACTTCCCCCCCACCGAGGACGGCGGGAGGACGGCTTTCACCGACATCCTGGCAGGTGCCGGGATCGATGCCTGCGTCTTCGGCCACCTCCACGGGGAGGTGCGGGCCGATCTCTCGCGCTTCGAACTGGACGGGGTGTATTACGTGATGTGCTCGGCCGACCAGGTGGGATTCGCCCCGGTTCCCGTCGTGCTCGGCGACCGGTATGCGGAGCGGGGGGTCCGGGGATGA
- a CDS encoding HAD hydrolase-like protein — MEIRDGPEHGSPPSVRGYILATPVGGRTEDALKKLAVFDLDGTLHDSSAALTPALSMAMSEVGIDPPDGASIESLYGQPLDILMPTLVPDPALRPAFREALARIQKRTVLESGRVYPGVPGMLSTIRSMGWRTAVCSNAGRAYVVMVLEALGIAELLDQAEGLGDRDSKADTLGALIEAEAPCFTVMTGDRYLDFEAARANRIPSIGCTWGFGEASELLLADMVADSPDLVPGLLVDLMKRGLSLRSG; from the coding sequence GTGGAGATCCGAGATGGCCCAGAGCACGGTTCACCTCCGTCCGTTCGCGGTTATATACTCGCCACCCCGGTCGGGGGACGAACGGAGGATGCGCTGAAGAAGCTCGCGGTATTCGATCTGGACGGGACTCTGCACGATTCGTCGGCCGCCCTGACGCCGGCCCTCTCGATGGCCATGTCCGAGGTGGGCATCGACCCGCCCGACGGGGCTTCGATCGAATCGCTCTACGGCCAGCCCCTCGACATCCTCATGCCTACCCTGGTGCCCGACCCGGCCCTGCGGCCGGCGTTCCGGGAGGCCCTCGCGAGGATCCAGAAGCGCACCGTTCTCGAGTCGGGCAGGGTATATCCCGGCGTGCCGGGGATGCTCTCGACGATAAGGTCGATGGGCTGGCGAACCGCGGTCTGCTCCAACGCCGGCAGGGCCTATGTCGTGATGGTGCTGGAAGCCCTGGGCATCGCCGAGCTTCTCGACCAGGCGGAAGGGCTCGGCGACCGCGACAGCAAGGCGGATACACTGGGGGCGCTGATCGAGGCCGAGGCGCCGTGCTTCACCGTCATGACCGGGGACAGGTACCTCGACTTCGAGGCTGCGAGGGCGAACAGGATCCCGTCCATCGGCTGCACCTGGGGGTTCGGAGAGGCTTCCGAACTCCTCCTGGCCGACATGGTCGCGGATTCGCCGGATCTAGTGCCCGGCCTGCTGGTGGATCTGATGAAGAGAGGGCTCAGCCTCCGCAGCGGCTGA
- a CDS encoding MogA/MoaB family molybdenum cofactor biosynthesis protein: protein MRAVGRRAMARVEYIGIPSPDGHVPMASTRLGVDVSGEPTPERVAIFDSSGRASWLDASSGVARLTLLAASDLDAQSITGGTLLGIGSAVIAVIAGDAGHPWLGADVIEPGEVDCGDAVTFQRTGGGNAGVLTLSDSCIRGEREDLSGPALIEALEAAGFRAVRYAVEPDDREAISARLGSWCDDGSCDLILTTGGTGLSPRDCTPEATLDVIERPVPGIPELVRSKSAETVPTAWLSRAVAGIRGGTLIANLPGSRKGAVESLGFMLPLLPHALEVAGGRVSRCGG, encoded by the coding sequence GTGCGTGCTGTCGGGAGGAGGGCCATGGCCAGGGTCGAGTACATAGGGATCCCCTCTCCGGACGGGCACGTGCCGATGGCTTCCACGAGGCTCGGGGTCGACGTTTCGGGCGAACCCACGCCGGAGCGGGTGGCTATCTTCGACTCCTCGGGGCGGGCTTCCTGGCTGGACGCATCCTCCGGGGTCGCCAGGCTCACATTATTGGCTGCCAGCGATCTGGATGCGCAGAGCATCACCGGGGGGACCCTCCTGGGGATCGGCAGCGCCGTGATCGCGGTCATCGCCGGCGATGCCGGCCATCCCTGGCTGGGTGCAGACGTGATCGAGCCCGGGGAGGTCGACTGCGGGGATGCGGTGACCTTCCAGCGGACGGGTGGCGGGAATGCCGGAGTGCTGACCCTCAGCGACTCCTGCATCCGCGGCGAGAGGGAGGACCTTAGCGGGCCCGCTCTGATCGAAGCTCTGGAGGCCGCGGGATTCCGCGCCGTGCGCTACGCCGTCGAGCCCGACGACCGGGAGGCCATATCCGCGAGACTCGGCTCGTGGTGCGACGACGGCTCCTGCGACCTGATCCTGACCACCGGCGGAACCGGGCTGTCCCCCCGCGACTGCACCCCCGAGGCGACCCTGGACGTTATCGAAAGGCCCGTCCCGGGCATCCCGGAGCTCGTCAGGTCGAAGTCGGCCGAAACCGTCCCCACGGCCTGGCTTTCGCGAGCAGTGGCGGGGATCCGTGGAGGCACGCTGATCGCGAACCTTCCCGGCAGCAGGAAGGGTGCCGTAGAGAGCCTCGGCTTCATGCTGCCGCTGCTGCCGCACGCCCTCGAAGTGGCGGGAGGCAGGGTCAGCCGCTGCGGAGGCTGA
- the moaC gene encoding cyclic pyranopterin monophosphate synthase MoaC, producing the protein MGGGRGDGLTHIDRAGRAVMVDVSEKAATRRTACASGRIRMSEEAACAMDDSSAAKGDVPAVARVAGIMAVKRVPELVPLCHSTSVSSVGIEFARTAGALDCTCTVTGVDRTGFEMEALTGVSVALLTVYDMLKAIDRSMIISDIRLLSKSGGRSGEYRARELDG; encoded by the coding sequence ATGGGCGGGGGCCGCGGCGACGGGCTTACACACATCGACAGGGCCGGCAGGGCGGTCATGGTGGATGTCTCGGAGAAGGCGGCGACCCGGCGCACCGCCTGCGCGTCCGGCAGGATCCGGATGTCGGAGGAAGCGGCCTGCGCGATGGATGACTCCTCGGCGGCCAAGGGCGACGTGCCCGCGGTGGCGCGGGTGGCCGGCATCATGGCGGTGAAGCGCGTGCCGGAGCTCGTCCCGCTGTGCCACTCCACCTCGGTCTCGAGCGTCGGGATCGAGTTCGCCCGTACCGCCGGGGCTCTCGACTGCACCTGCACGGTCACCGGCGTCGACAGGACGGGCTTCGAGATGGAGGCCCTCACGGGGGTGTCGGTGGCGCTGCTGACCGTCTACGACATGCTCAAGGCGATCGACCGGTCCATGATCATCTCCGATATCAGGCTGCTCTCGAAGTCCGGGGGCAGGTCGGGGGAATACAGGGCGCGGGAGCTGGACGGCTGA
- the moaA gene encoding GTP 3',8-cyclase MoaA: protein MKDPFGREIDYLRLSVTDRCNLRCTYCMPAGGVELVRHADLLGFEEISRICGILTGSCGITKIRITGGEPLLRKGLPELVGMIRGFAPRELVLTTNGILLPRHADELAFAGLQRVNISLDSLRDGVLASICRARVTVGMIEEAVEAARSSGLEPVRINVVLIPGVNEGEIVDFVIWGDDVGAEVRFIEMMPGAGGGPGATEKVRRAASVLGPVVELPRAPGDIQASFGIEGTGYGFGVIAPLSDPGFCGKCRRIRMTSTGDLVSCLGSGRAFPLRDLLRSGAPDREIAEAVRRAVESKPAGHSGCDGIRMWRTGG, encoded by the coding sequence ATGAAGGACCCGTTCGGCCGCGAGATAGACTACCTGAGGCTCTCCGTCACCGACAGGTGCAACCTCAGGTGCACCTACTGCATGCCGGCGGGGGGCGTGGAGCTGGTCAGGCACGCCGACCTGCTGGGCTTCGAGGAGATTTCCCGCATCTGCGGCATCCTCACGGGTTCGTGCGGGATCACCAAGATAAGGATCACCGGAGGGGAGCCGCTCCTCAGGAAGGGCCTGCCGGAGCTCGTCGGGATGATCAGGGGGTTCGCGCCGCGCGAGCTGGTGCTGACGACCAACGGCATCCTGCTGCCCCGTCACGCCGACGAACTGGCCTTCGCCGGGCTCCAGAGGGTCAACATCAGCCTCGACTCGCTGAGGGACGGGGTGCTCGCCTCCATCTGCCGCGCCAGGGTGACTGTCGGGATGATCGAGGAGGCCGTGGAGGCCGCCAGGTCATCGGGGCTCGAACCCGTGAGGATCAACGTGGTGCTGATCCCCGGCGTGAACGAGGGAGAGATCGTCGATTTCGTGATCTGGGGGGACGACGTGGGGGCTGAGGTGAGGTTCATCGAGATGATGCCGGGGGCCGGCGGAGGGCCGGGCGCGACCGAGAAGGTGCGGAGGGCCGCCTCCGTGCTCGGGCCGGTCGTCGAGCTGCCCCGGGCGCCCGGGGACATCCAGGCCTCATTCGGGATAGAGGGGACGGGGTACGGGTTCGGCGTGATCGCGCCCCTCTCCGATCCCGGGTTCTGCGGGAAGTGCAGGAGGATCAGGATGACCTCGACGGGCGACCTGGTCTCCTGCCTGGGATCCGGCAGGGCCTTCCCGCTGAGGGATCTCCTGCGGTCGGGCGCCCCGGACCGCGAGATCGCCGAAGCCGTCAGGAGGGCGGTCGAATCCAAGCCGGCGGGGCACTCCGGCTGCGACGGCATAAGGATGTGGAGGACGGGAGGCTGA